The Fragaria vesca subsp. vesca linkage group LG2, FraVesHawaii_1.0, whole genome shotgun sequence genome includes a window with the following:
- the LOC101293849 gene encoding ras-related protein RABE1a-like gives MAAPHDHFIKLLLLGDSGVGKTSLLLRLSDKPFNASFMTTIGIDFSVKTIELDGERVKLQIWDTAGQERFRTITRGYYKAAKGILLVYDITSESSFNHIRDWIRDMEEKHPPTVNVKKILVGNKGDMGESQRAVSKSRGQALADEYWIKFFETSARTKMNVEEVFFALARVIRPELNVQQCLPLEFNRLAAQRSSCCR, from the coding sequence ATGGCTGCACCCCACGATCACTTCATCAAGCTCCTCCTCCTCGGCGACAGTGGCGTTGGCAAGACCAGTCTCCTTCTCCGGTTATCGGATAAACCCTTCAACGCTAGCTTCATGACTACTATAGGAATAGACTTCAGCGTCAAAACCATCGAGCTCGACGGCGAAAGGGTGAAGCTGCAGATCTGGGACACAGCCGGCCAGGAGCGATTCAGAACAATCACAAGAGGCTACTACAAGGCAGCCAAGGGCATTCTTTTGGTGTACGATATCACAAGTGAGTCGTCGTTCAACCACATTAGGGATTGGATTCGTGACATGGAGGAAAAGCATCCTCCTACTGTGAATGTGAAGAAGATACTGGTGGGAAACAAGGGTGACATGGGTGAGAGCCAAAGGGCTGTGTCGAAATCTAGAGGTCAGGCTCTTGCTGATGAGTATTGGATCAAGTTCTTCGAAACCAGTGCGAGGACGAAGATGAATGTGGAAGAGGTTTTCTTTGCGTTGGCCAGGGTTATCAGGCCAGAGTTGAACGTTCAACAGTGTCTGCCGCTTGAGTTTAACCGATTAGCAGCACAGAGGTCATCTTGCTGCCGCTAA
- the LOC101294142 gene encoding uncharacterized protein LOC101294142, with translation MASVVNAPLNLLKPLNLPRHKLRFGSCIVTTPFRSTINEPFLTPQSSKQRSSSIICFASEKQSSTDTSSTARIRSEVLTPFRSVRMFFYLAFIASGGLGALIATTQLIAALTNPSRALDAPEIAKGLGIDIGAVSLFAFLYYRENTAKNAQIARLSREENLSNLKLRLDEKRVVPVSSFRGFARLVICAGPASFITESFKFSEPFTEGLVERGVLVVPFATDGNSPSFEFDESEESKDFTSKRKRLWQLTPVIVSEWTNWLDEQKKLAGVSSDSPVYISLRLDGRVRGSGRGYPPWNAFVAQLPPVKGMWSGLLDGFDGRV, from the exons ATGGCTTCTGTGGTAAACGCCCCCTTAAACCTTCTTAAACCTCTCAATCTTCCTCGTCACAAACTCCGCTTCGGCAGTTGTATTGTTACGACGCCGTTTCGTTCTACCATCAATGAACCATTCCTCACTCCTCAGAGCTCAAAGCAAAGATCTTCATCCATCATCTGCTTTGCTTCTGAGAAACAAAGTTCTACTGATACTAG TTCCACGGCCAGGATCAGGAGTGAAGTTCTGACTCCATTTCGCTCCGTTCGGATGTTTTTCTATCTTGCTTTCATTGCAAGTGGTGGTTTGGGAGCTTTGATAGCAACCACACAGTTGATTGCAGCACTAACAAACCCATCAAGAGCACTTGATGCCCCTGAAATTGCAAAGGGTCTTGGAATAGATATTGGAGCAGTGTCTCTCTTTGCATTCTTGTATTATAGGGAGAACACTGCCAAGAATGCACAGATTGCTAGGTTGTCAAGAGAGGAGAACCTTTCAAATCTTAAGCTCCGGTTGGATGAAAAGAGGGTCGTTCCTGTCAGCTCTTTCAGAGGGTTTGCTCGGCTTGTGATATGTGCTGGCCCTGCATCATTCATCACCGAGTCGTTTAAGTTCAGCGAGCCTTTCACCGAAGGGCTTGTGGAAAGAGGAGTATTGGTGGTGCCCTTTGCTACGGATGGTAATTCACCAAGTTTTGAGTTTGATGAAAGTGAAGAGTCTAAGGATTTTACTTCAAAGAGAAAGAGACTCTGGCAGCTGACTCCTGTTATTGTTAGTGAATGGACCAA TTGGTTAGATGAACAAAAGAAGCTGGCTGGTGTCTCCTCTGACTCACCTGT GTATATATCTCTACGCCTCGATGGTCGTGTTCGTGGCAGTGGCAGAGGTTACCCACCTTGGAATGCTTTTGTTGCTCAGTTACCGCCTGTTAAGGGAATGTGGTCAGGTCTTCTGGATGGTTTTGATGGAAGAGTTTAA
- the LOC101312685 gene encoding photosystem I reaction center subunit IV A, chloroplastic-like yields the protein MASCSMASAASGFVVTPNVATSNTASASRTSMLFFSSKSNINARTSSGRFVIRAAEEGAAPPAAATKAPEAKPKPPPIGPKRGTKVKILRRESYWFKGIGSVVAVDQDPNTRYPVVVRFNKVNYANVSTNNYALDEIEEVK from the exons ATGGCTAGCTGCAGCATGGCATCAGCTGCCTCAGGCTTTGTGGTCACACCTAATGTTGCAACCAGCAACACTGCCTCGGCTAGCCGGACTAGCATGTTGTTTTTCTCTTCCAAGAGCAACATCAATGCCAGAACTAGCAGCGGCAGGTTTGTGATCAGGGCAGCCGAGGAAGGAGCAGCGCCACCCGCCGCAGCCACCAAGGCCCCCGAAGCAAAGCCTAAGCCACCACCAATTGGACCCAAGAGAGGCACTAAG GTGAAGATTCTTAGAAGGGAGTCCTACTGGTTCAAAGGCATTGGATCTGTTGTAGCTGTGGATCAG GACCCCAACACCCGCTACCCAGTCGTGGTTCGATTCAACAAAGTTAACTACGCAAATGTGTCCACAAATAACTATGCATTGGACGAGATTGAAGAAGTTAAATGA